In one window of Leifsonia sp. NPDC080035 DNA:
- the gdhA gene encoding NADP-specific glutamate dehydrogenase, producing the protein MTSVLSSLLDDVLRRNAGEPEFHQAAREVFGSLEPVIAAHPRYAEAAVLERLTEPERQLIFRVPWTDDSGRVRVNRGFRVEFNSALGPYKGGLRFHPSVTLGTVKFLGFEQIFKNALTGLPIGGGKGGSDFDPKGKSDAEVMRFCQSFMTELYRHLGEHTDVPAGDIGVGGREIGYLFGQYKRITNRYESGVLTGKGVGWGGSLVRTEATGYGAVFFAQRMLATRGRDFDGARVLVSGSGNVAIYAIEKVHQFGGTVVACSDSSGVVYDPEGIDLELLRQIKEVERGRLSAYAERRPSADYRAGGDIWALASETRIDVAIPCATQNELDAAAAATLAAGGVAAVVEGANMPCTPEAVAVLVQSGILFAPGKAANAGGVATSALEMQQNASRDAWTFEYAEQRLAEIMNSIHDSCAATAEEYGAPGDYVLGANIAGFVRVADAMLALGVI; encoded by the coding sequence TTGACCTCCGTGCTCTCCTCCCTCCTCGACGACGTCCTCCGCCGGAACGCCGGCGAACCCGAGTTCCACCAGGCCGCGCGCGAGGTGTTCGGGTCGCTGGAGCCGGTCATCGCCGCGCATCCCCGCTACGCGGAGGCGGCCGTCCTCGAACGTCTCACGGAGCCCGAGCGCCAGCTGATCTTCCGGGTGCCGTGGACCGACGATTCCGGGCGCGTGCGCGTGAACCGCGGCTTCCGGGTGGAGTTCAACTCGGCGCTGGGCCCGTACAAGGGCGGCCTGCGCTTCCACCCCAGCGTGACGCTCGGCACCGTCAAGTTCCTCGGCTTCGAGCAGATCTTCAAGAATGCGCTCACCGGGCTGCCGATCGGCGGCGGCAAGGGCGGCAGCGACTTCGACCCCAAGGGCAAGTCGGACGCCGAGGTGATGCGGTTCTGCCAGTCGTTCATGACCGAGCTCTATCGCCACCTCGGCGAGCACACCGACGTGCCCGCCGGCGACATCGGCGTCGGCGGCCGCGAGATCGGCTACCTCTTCGGCCAGTACAAGCGCATCACGAACCGCTACGAGTCCGGCGTGCTCACCGGGAAGGGCGTCGGCTGGGGCGGGTCCCTCGTCCGCACGGAGGCGACCGGCTACGGCGCGGTCTTCTTCGCGCAGCGGATGCTGGCCACCCGCGGGCGCGACTTCGACGGCGCCCGCGTGCTCGTCTCCGGCTCCGGCAATGTCGCGATCTACGCGATCGAGAAGGTGCACCAGTTCGGCGGCACGGTCGTCGCGTGCTCCGACTCCTCCGGCGTCGTCTACGACCCCGAGGGCATCGACCTGGAACTGCTGCGCCAGATCAAGGAGGTCGAGCGCGGCCGGCTGAGCGCGTACGCCGAGCGCCGCCCCTCCGCCGACTACCGCGCGGGCGGCGACATCTGGGCGCTCGCAAGCGAGACCCGGATCGACGTGGCCATCCCCTGCGCCACCCAGAACGAGCTGGACGCCGCTGCCGCGGCGACGCTCGCCGCCGGCGGGGTCGCCGCGGTGGTCGAGGGCGCGAACATGCCGTGCACGCCGGAGGCGGTGGCGGTGCTCGTGCAGTCGGGCATCCTGTTCGCGCCGGGCAAGGCGGCGAACGCGGGCGGCGTGGCCACCTCGGCACTGGAGATGCAGCAGAACGCGTCCAGGGACGCGTGGACGTTCGAGTACGCCGAGCAGCGCCTCGCCGAGATCATGAACAGCATCCACGACAGCTGCGCGGCGACCGCCGAGGAGTACGGCGCCCCGGGCGACTACGTGCTCGGCGCCAACATCGCCGGCTTCGTGCGCGTCGCCGACGCGATGCTCGCGCTCGGCGTCATCTAG
- a CDS encoding excinuclease ABC subunit UvrA: MTIEADSHDLIRVHGARENNLKDVSVELPKRRLTVFTGVSGSGKSSLVFGTIAAESQRMINETYSAFVQGFMPSLSRPDVDVLEGLTTAIIVDQERLGANVRSTVGTVTDANAMLRILFSRLGQPHIGSPQAFSFNIPSVSGSGAITVGGKTEERTFSQTGGMCPRCEGMGTVSEIDLTQLYDETKSLAGGAITVPGYTADGWSVRMFSESGFFDADKPIADYSETELHDFLHHEPVKVKINGINLTYEGLVPRVQKSMLSKDVDAMQPHIRAFVERAVTFAPCPECGGTRLSEGARASKIAGVSIADACAMQISDLAEWVRALDEPSVAPLLANLRRTLDSFVEIGLGYLSLDRASGTLSGGEAQRTKMIRHLGSSLTDITYVFDEPTVGLHPHDIQRMNRLLLQLRDKGNTVLVVEHKPEAIAIADHVVDLGPHAGAAGGEVVFQGTVDQLRASGTLTGRHLDDRARLKDDVRSATGALEVRGANEHNLVGVDVDVPLGVLCVVTGVAGSGKSSLIHGSVAGRDGVVSVDQSAIKGSRRSNPATYTGMLEPIRKAFAKANGVKPALFSANSEGACPTCNGAGVIYTDLGVMAGVSTVCEVCEGKRFDASVLGYHLGGKDISEVLAMPVDEAAEFFAAGEARIPAAHAILERLSDVGLGYLTIGQPLTTLSGGERQRLKLATHMAEKGGVYVLDEPTTGLHLADVQQLLGLLDRLVDSGKSVIVIEHHQAVMAHADWIIDLGPGAGHDGGRVVFEGTPADLVAARSTLTGEHLAAYVGA, from the coding sequence ATGACGATCGAAGCCGACAGTCACGACCTGATCCGCGTGCACGGCGCGCGGGAGAACAACCTCAAGGACGTCAGCGTCGAGCTGCCCAAGCGCCGGCTCACGGTGTTCACCGGGGTCTCCGGCTCCGGCAAGAGCTCGCTCGTGTTCGGCACCATCGCCGCCGAGTCGCAGCGGATGATCAACGAGACCTACAGCGCGTTCGTGCAGGGCTTCATGCCGTCCCTCTCCCGGCCGGACGTCGACGTGCTCGAGGGGCTGACCACGGCGATCATCGTCGACCAGGAGCGGCTCGGCGCGAACGTGCGCTCCACGGTCGGCACCGTGACCGACGCGAACGCGATGCTGCGCATCCTGTTCTCCAGGCTCGGACAGCCGCACATCGGCTCGCCGCAGGCGTTCTCGTTCAACATCCCGTCGGTGAGCGGCAGCGGGGCCATCACCGTCGGCGGCAAGACCGAGGAGCGCACCTTCAGCCAGACCGGAGGGATGTGCCCGCGCTGCGAGGGCATGGGCACGGTCTCCGAGATCGACCTGACCCAGCTGTACGACGAGACGAAGTCCCTCGCCGGCGGCGCGATCACGGTCCCCGGCTACACCGCAGACGGCTGGTCGGTGCGGATGTTCAGCGAGTCCGGCTTCTTCGACGCGGACAAGCCGATCGCCGACTACTCCGAGACCGAGCTGCACGACTTCCTGCACCACGAGCCGGTCAAGGTCAAGATCAACGGCATCAACCTCACGTACGAGGGACTCGTCCCGCGCGTGCAGAAGTCGATGCTGTCGAAGGATGTGGATGCGATGCAGCCGCACATCCGCGCGTTCGTGGAGCGGGCGGTCACCTTCGCGCCCTGCCCGGAGTGCGGCGGGACGCGGCTGAGCGAGGGTGCTCGGGCGTCGAAGATCGCCGGCGTCAGCATCGCGGACGCGTGCGCGATGCAGATCTCCGACCTCGCGGAGTGGGTGCGGGCGCTGGACGAGCCGTCGGTGGCGCCCCTGCTCGCGAACCTGCGGCGGACGCTCGACTCGTTCGTCGAGATCGGCCTCGGCTACCTGTCCCTCGATCGCGCGTCAGGGACGCTGTCCGGCGGCGAGGCGCAGCGCACGAAGATGATCCGCCACCTCGGATCGTCGCTGACCGACATCACCTACGTCTTCGACGAGCCGACGGTGGGCCTGCACCCGCACGACATCCAGCGGATGAACCGGCTGCTGCTGCAGCTGCGCGACAAGGGCAACACCGTGCTCGTCGTCGAGCACAAGCCGGAGGCGATCGCCATCGCGGACCACGTCGTCGACCTCGGGCCGCACGCGGGCGCGGCGGGCGGCGAGGTCGTCTTCCAGGGCACGGTCGACCAGCTCCGCGCCAGCGGCACGCTCACCGGCAGGCACCTGGATGACAGGGCGCGGCTCAAGGACGACGTGCGCTCGGCCACAGGCGCGCTCGAGGTGCGCGGCGCGAACGAGCACAACCTGGTCGGCGTCGACGTGGATGTGCCGCTCGGCGTCCTCTGCGTCGTCACCGGCGTCGCCGGCTCGGGCAAGAGCTCGCTCATCCACGGCTCAGTGGCCGGGCGCGACGGCGTCGTCTCGGTCGACCAGAGCGCGATCAAGGGGTCGCGGCGCAGCAACCCTGCCACCTACACGGGGATGCTGGAGCCGATCCGCAAGGCGTTCGCGAAGGCGAACGGCGTCAAGCCGGCGCTGTTCAGCGCGAACTCGGAGGGCGCCTGCCCCACCTGCAACGGCGCAGGCGTGATCTACACGGACCTCGGCGTGATGGCCGGCGTCTCCACCGTCTGCGAGGTGTGCGAGGGCAAGCGCTTCGACGCATCCGTGCTCGGCTACCACCTCGGCGGCAAGGACATCAGCGAGGTGCTCGCGATGCCGGTGGACGAGGCGGCGGAGTTCTTCGCCGCGGGCGAGGCGCGCATCCCCGCCGCTCACGCCATCCTGGAGCGGCTCTCGGACGTCGGCCTCGGCTACCTGACCATCGGGCAGCCGCTGACCACGCTTTCCGGCGGCGAGCGGCAGCGCCTGAAGCTCGCGACCCACATGGCGGAGAAGGGCGGCGTCTACGTGCTCGACGAGCCGACCACCGGCCTGCACCTCGCCGACGTGCAGCAGCTGCTCGGGCTGCTGGACCGGTTGGTGGACTCCGGCAAGTCGGTGATCGTCATCGAGCACCACCAGGCCGTGATGGCGCACGCCGACTGGATCATCGACCTCGGTCCCGGCGCCGGCCACGACGGCGGCCGTGTCGTGTTCGAGGGCACGCCGGCCGACCTGGTCGCGGCGCGCTCCACCCTCACCGGGGAGCACCTCGCCGCGTACGTCGGAGCCTGA
- a CDS encoding GNAT family N-acetyltransferase produces MTVELRLPLPAPLAGHVLRAATVDDVPAVVALLSDDPISASRGDRARPEDMAAYRRGFGEIDADPANVLLVLEHPDDGAVATMQLTLIPGMARAGAARLQVEAVRVRSDRRSGGLGAAMMQWVIQVARDTGAGLIQLTSDAARADAHRFYERLGFAPSHVGFKYRL; encoded by the coding sequence CTGACGGTGGAGCTCCGCCTGCCGCTCCCTGCTCCGCTCGCCGGCCACGTCCTGCGAGCCGCGACGGTCGACGACGTGCCCGCCGTCGTCGCGCTGCTGTCCGACGACCCGATCAGCGCGAGTCGCGGCGACCGGGCGCGGCCGGAGGACATGGCCGCATATCGACGCGGATTCGGGGAGATCGACGCCGACCCCGCGAACGTCCTCCTCGTTCTCGAGCACCCGGACGACGGTGCGGTGGCGACGATGCAGCTCACGCTCATCCCCGGCATGGCCAGGGCGGGAGCGGCACGCCTCCAGGTCGAGGCCGTGCGGGTGCGGTCGGACCGGCGCTCCGGCGGCCTCGGCGCGGCGATGATGCAGTGGGTGATCCAGGTGGCCCGTGACACGGGCGCAGGCCTCATCCAGCTCACGTCCGACGCGGCGCGCGCAGACGCGCACCGCTTCTACGAACGGCTCGGCTTCGCGCCCAGCCACGTCGGGTTCAAGTACCGCCTCTGA
- a CDS encoding D-alanyl-D-alanine carboxypeptidase, which translates to MPQQVIADPPRRPSREVYRRRRIVVFGTGSVLLVAFLYLFGSLVAPVPATAAVTQHEKAITQAAAQLAWPGYGSAAITAPDYPGTTASHGSDASMPIASMTKTITALVVLDKKPLDGSSEGPKIAFTQKDVDIWNEVIADGGSWAPVEAGTSLTEKQALTAMLLPSANNYAISLANWAFGSTSAYVKAANSWLASKGFTGTKVVTPDGLDPGNVSSTKDLIGIGKLVLASPTLSSIVSQKTATLPGAGAQDNTNSLLGVDGVDGIKTGNTDEAGYCLLFSAEVPVGKAKVRVLGVVLGAQDHDTLWAGVKGLLESMRAGFHEVDASKTGQVFGSYSTPWGASSKLVATSATSFVVWSDTPIQVDVTTRPLQSGFKGDVVGRVTFTLNGKSETAELALAKDVPDPGFGWRLAHPGGLGT; encoded by the coding sequence GTGCCCCAGCAAGTGATCGCCGATCCGCCGCGCCGTCCGAGCCGCGAGGTCTACCGTCGCCGGCGCATCGTGGTGTTCGGCACGGGAAGCGTGCTGCTGGTCGCGTTCCTCTACCTCTTCGGGTCGCTCGTCGCGCCCGTGCCCGCGACGGCCGCCGTCACCCAGCACGAGAAGGCGATCACCCAGGCCGCGGCCCAGCTGGCCTGGCCGGGCTACGGCTCCGCCGCGATCACCGCCCCCGACTACCCGGGGACGACCGCGTCGCACGGCAGTGACGCGAGCATGCCGATCGCCAGCATGACCAAGACGATCACCGCGCTCGTCGTGCTCGACAAGAAGCCGCTGGACGGGTCGTCCGAGGGACCGAAGATCGCCTTCACCCAGAAGGACGTCGACATCTGGAACGAGGTGATCGCCGACGGCGGGTCGTGGGCTCCCGTCGAGGCCGGCACCTCGCTGACCGAGAAGCAGGCGCTCACGGCGATGCTCCTGCCGTCGGCGAACAACTACGCGATCTCGCTGGCGAACTGGGCCTTCGGCTCCACGAGCGCCTACGTGAAGGCGGCCAACTCCTGGCTGGCGTCGAAGGGCTTCACGGGCACCAAGGTGGTCACCCCGGACGGACTCGACCCGGGCAACGTCAGCAGCACGAAGGACCTGATCGGCATCGGCAAGCTGGTGCTCGCCTCCCCGACCCTCTCCTCGATCGTGTCGCAGAAGACCGCGACGCTCCCCGGCGCGGGCGCTCAGGACAACACGAACTCCCTGCTCGGCGTCGACGGCGTCGACGGCATCAAGACCGGCAACACCGACGAGGCGGGCTACTGCCTGCTGTTCTCCGCCGAGGTGCCGGTGGGCAAGGCGAAGGTCCGGGTGCTCGGCGTCGTGCTCGGTGCGCAGGACCACGACACCCTGTGGGCGGGCGTGAAGGGGCTGCTGGAGAGCATGCGCGCCGGATTCCACGAGGTGGACGCCTCGAAGACCGGGCAGGTGTTCGGCTCGTACTCGACGCCGTGGGGCGCGTCCTCCAAGCTGGTGGCCACCTCGGCGACGTCGTTCGTGGTGTGGTCGGACACGCCCATCCAGGTGGATGTGACGACCCGCCCACTGCAGTCGGGGTTCAAGGGCGACGTTGTGGGGCGCGTGACGTTCACGCTCAACGGGAAGAGCGAGACGGCCGAACTGGCCCTCGCGAAGGACGTGCCGGACCCCGGCTTCGGATGGCGCCTCGCGCATCCGGGCGGGCTGGGGACCTGA
- a CDS encoding DEAD/DEAH box helicase, whose product MPGPVLPEPGEAGEPPAPGEAVSSGPGAHAGSFAAEHLSPSFPERAAWGTAGKLRAWQAEALDTYFATEPRDFLAAATPGAGKTTFALRLATELLSRRIVERVTVVAPTEHLKRQWAEAASRVGLNLDPDFRNSEGRYARHFKGVAVTYAQVAMRPSLHKDITESYRTLVILDEVHHGGDALSWGDGIRDAFERATRRLSLTGTPFRSDTAPIPFVTYLPDRQGIRTSVTDYNYGYGRALEDGVVRPVIFMVYAGHMRWRTKTGDEMEARLGEGNTKDITSQAWRTALDPRGEWIPAVLSAADRRLTEVRNSIPDAGGLVIATDHYTARAYADLLQQISGEPVTVVLSDEKEASDRIEEFAKGDTRWMVAVRMVSEGVDVPRLAVGVYATSASTPLFFAQAIGRFVRARRRGETASVFLPNVPMLMALANAMELERDHALDRPSEEGGEGDLWNPEDAMVADANREERASESLTEEFAFEALGSEANFDKVVYDGREFGSFAVPGTDEELDFIGLPGILEPEQVHELLMQRQQRQARRHSARPAAAEGHPPAPLHRTLKEQRQLLNSLVGLYSKNSGEPHGLIHAELRRVCGGPAVAQASVTQLQARIEFLRKRLGRS is encoded by the coding sequence ATGCCAGGGCCAGTCCTGCCGGAGCCCGGGGAGGCCGGAGAACCGCCCGCACCCGGCGAGGCCGTCTCGAGCGGACCCGGCGCACACGCCGGCAGTTTCGCCGCCGAGCACCTGTCGCCGTCCTTCCCGGAGCGCGCGGCGTGGGGAACCGCCGGCAAGCTGCGCGCCTGGCAGGCCGAGGCGCTCGACACCTACTTCGCCACCGAGCCGCGGGACTTCCTCGCCGCCGCGACGCCCGGCGCCGGTAAGACCACGTTCGCTCTGCGGCTCGCCACCGAGCTGCTCTCCCGCCGCATCGTGGAGCGGGTGACCGTCGTCGCACCCACCGAGCACCTGAAGCGGCAGTGGGCCGAGGCGGCGTCCCGGGTCGGGCTGAACCTCGACCCGGACTTCCGGAACTCCGAGGGCAGGTACGCGCGGCACTTCAAGGGCGTCGCCGTCACCTATGCACAGGTAGCGATGCGGCCGAGCCTGCACAAGGACATCACCGAGTCGTACCGCACGCTCGTCATCCTCGACGAGGTGCACCACGGCGGCGACGCGCTCAGCTGGGGCGACGGGATCCGGGACGCGTTCGAGCGGGCGACGCGCCGGCTCTCGCTGACAGGGACGCCGTTCCGCTCGGACACCGCGCCGATCCCGTTCGTCACCTACCTGCCGGACCGCCAGGGCATCCGCACCTCCGTCACCGACTACAACTACGGCTACGGGCGCGCCCTGGAGGACGGCGTCGTGCGTCCCGTGATCTTCATGGTCTACGCGGGCCACATGCGCTGGCGCACCAAGACCGGCGACGAGATGGAGGCGCGGCTCGGCGAGGGCAACACCAAGGACATCACCTCGCAGGCCTGGCGGACGGCGCTCGACCCGCGCGGAGAGTGGATCCCGGCCGTCCTGAGCGCGGCGGACCGTCGCCTCACCGAGGTGCGGAACTCCATCCCGGACGCCGGTGGCCTGGTGATCGCCACCGACCACTACACCGCGCGGGCGTACGCCGACCTGCTGCAGCAGATCAGCGGCGAACCGGTCACCGTCGTGCTCTCCGACGAGAAGGAGGCGAGCGACAGGATCGAGGAGTTCGCCAAGGGCGACACGCGGTGGATGGTCGCGGTGCGGATGGTCTCGGAGGGCGTCGACGTGCCGCGGCTGGCGGTCGGGGTGTACGCGACCAGCGCATCCACCCCGCTGTTCTTCGCCCAGGCGATCGGGCGCTTCGTGCGTGCACGGCGCCGCGGCGAGACCGCGTCGGTGTTCCTGCCGAACGTCCCGATGCTGATGGCGCTCGCGAACGCGATGGAGCTGGAACGCGACCACGCGCTCGACCGGCCGTCCGAGGAGGGCGGGGAGGGCGACCTGTGGAATCCCGAGGACGCGATGGTCGCCGACGCGAACCGCGAAGAGCGGGCGTCGGAGTCGCTGACCGAGGAGTTCGCGTTCGAGGCGCTCGGGTCGGAGGCGAACTTCGACAAGGTCGTTTACGACGGCCGCGAGTTCGGCAGCTTCGCCGTGCCCGGCACGGACGAGGAGCTCGACTTCATCGGCCTGCCGGGCATCCTGGAGCCGGAGCAGGTGCACGAGCTGCTCATGCAGCGGCAGCAGCGCCAGGCGCGGCGGCACTCGGCGCGTCCGGCCGCCGCGGAGGGGCATCCGCCCGCGCCGCTGCACCGCACCCTGAAGGAGCAGCGCCAGCTGCTGAACAGTCTGGTCGGCCTCTACTCGAAGAACTCGGGGGAGCCGCACGGGCTCATCCACGCCGAGCTCCGGCGGGTGTGCGGGGGCCCTGCGGTCGCCCAGGCGAGCGTCACCCAGCTGCAGGCCCGCATCGAGTTCCTGCGCAAGCGCCTCGGCCGCTCCTGA
- a CDS encoding RNA methyltransferase, whose translation MHIQRITDLDADGLADYSRLTDVALRRVTEPEGGLYIAESTKVITRALRAGHIPRSVLLQEQWLPDIEPLLAGFPDVTVFVGDAATLERLTGYHLHRGALAAMHRPALPDPAELLRDARRVVVLEDIVDHTNVGAIFRSVAGLGADAVLVSPRCADPLYRRSVRVSMGTVLQVPWTRIPEWRDAAPLLHDAGFDIAALALADDAVSLDDYAADPPERVAMVLGSEGDGLSRSALAAADTVVTIPMLHGVDSLNVASASAVALWALRARSQRLPGE comes from the coding sequence GTGCACATCCAGCGGATCACCGACCTCGACGCCGACGGCCTCGCCGACTACTCACGCCTGACCGACGTCGCGCTGCGGCGGGTCACCGAGCCCGAGGGCGGCCTGTACATCGCCGAGTCGACCAAGGTGATCACCCGGGCGCTGCGGGCCGGCCACATCCCGCGCTCCGTGCTGCTGCAGGAGCAGTGGCTGCCGGACATCGAGCCGCTGCTCGCCGGCTTCCCCGACGTGACGGTGTTCGTCGGCGACGCCGCGACCCTTGAGCGCCTGACCGGCTACCACCTGCACCGGGGAGCCCTGGCCGCGATGCACCGGCCCGCCCTTCCCGACCCGGCGGAGCTGCTCCGCGACGCACGCAGGGTCGTCGTGCTGGAGGACATCGTCGACCACACCAACGTCGGCGCGATCTTCCGGAGCGTCGCGGGTCTCGGCGCGGACGCGGTGCTGGTCAGCCCGCGCTGCGCGGACCCCCTGTACCGGCGCAGCGTCCGGGTGAGCATGGGGACCGTGCTGCAGGTGCCGTGGACGCGCATCCCCGAGTGGAGGGATGCGGCGCCGCTGCTGCACGACGCGGGATTCGACATCGCCGCGCTCGCGCTCGCCGACGACGCCGTGAGCCTTGACGACTACGCCGCCGATCCGCCGGAGCGGGTCGCGATGGTGCTGGGTTCGGAGGGCGACGGTCTCTCGAGGAGCGCGCTCGCCGCTGCGGACACGGTCGTCACCATCCCGATGCTGCACGGCGTCGACTCCCTCAACGTCGCCTCCGCCAGCGCGGTCGCGCTCTGGGCGCTGCGGGCGCGTTCACAGCGGCTGCCGGGGGAGTGA
- a CDS encoding histidine phosphatase family protein: MTLISLVRHGQTDWNLAKRIQGSSDIPLNATGRAQAEATGRALAGGSFDAIYASPLSRALDTARIIAGHVGLGEPRVLDAVAERRYGDAEGLTGAEILERWPEDEPVPGRESRDDVVARALPALLELGERHVGEHVIVVSHGGVIGSIARHVTGHARPGPGEIIPNGSVHRFRYRDGALALDRFNLGPEDHDLLTASVL; the protein is encoded by the coding sequence GTGACCCTCATCTCCCTCGTACGGCATGGCCAGACGGACTGGAACCTGGCCAAGCGCATCCAGGGCTCCAGCGACATCCCGCTGAACGCGACGGGTCGCGCGCAGGCGGAGGCGACCGGCCGCGCCCTGGCCGGCGGCAGCTTCGACGCGATCTACGCGAGCCCGCTCTCCCGGGCGCTCGACACCGCCCGGATCATCGCCGGCCACGTGGGCCTCGGCGAGCCGCGCGTGCTGGATGCGGTGGCGGAGCGCCGCTACGGCGACGCGGAGGGGCTGACGGGCGCCGAGATCCTTGAGCGCTGGCCGGAGGACGAGCCGGTGCCTGGCCGCGAGTCGCGGGACGACGTCGTCGCGCGGGCGCTGCCCGCCCTGCTGGAGCTCGGCGAGCGGCACGTCGGGGAGCACGTGATCGTCGTCAGCCATGGCGGCGTCATCGGCTCGATCGCCCGCCACGTCACCGGCCACGCGCGCCCCGGGCCCGGCGAGATCATCCCGAACGGCTCCGTGCACCGCTTCCGCTACCGGGACGGCGCGCTCGCGCTCGACCGGTTCAACCTGGGCCCGGAGGACCACGACCTGCTCACGGCCTCGGTGCTCTGA
- a CDS encoding SGNH/GDSL hydrolase family protein: protein MVEAQHPWSRYVALGDSFTEGIGDPEPASPGGHRGWADRVAEVLSAQTDDFAYANLAVRGKLIKQILDEQVEPALALRPDLITISAGGNDVIRPGTDPDQIAALFDEAVTRLSADGATIVVFTGVDVGFSPVFRGIRGKVAIYNENVRAVAARHDCIVADQWSLTEIQDQRMWAPDRLHLAPLGHHTVARMVLAALNVENDLQPLKPEPLPPRTWRQARSEDLSWAREYLVPWVLRRIRHQSSGDHVLPKRPDAGPFLVESGD from the coding sequence ATGGTCGAAGCGCAGCACCCGTGGTCCCGCTACGTCGCCCTCGGCGACTCATTCACGGAGGGCATCGGCGACCCCGAGCCGGCGAGTCCCGGCGGACACCGTGGCTGGGCCGACCGCGTCGCCGAGGTGCTGAGCGCCCAGACCGACGACTTCGCCTACGCCAACCTCGCCGTGCGCGGCAAGCTGATCAAGCAGATCCTGGACGAGCAGGTCGAGCCCGCGCTCGCGCTGCGCCCCGATCTCATCACCATCTCGGCCGGCGGCAACGACGTCATCCGCCCCGGCACGGACCCCGACCAGATCGCCGCCCTGTTCGACGAGGCGGTGACCCGGCTCAGCGCTGACGGCGCGACGATCGTCGTGTTCACCGGCGTCGACGTCGGCTTCTCCCCCGTGTTCCGCGGCATCCGCGGCAAGGTGGCGATCTACAACGAGAACGTGCGGGCCGTCGCCGCGCGCCACGACTGCATCGTCGCCGACCAGTGGTCGCTCACCGAGATCCAGGACCAGCGGATGTGGGCGCCCGACCGCCTCCACCTCGCGCCGCTCGGCCACCACACGGTCGCGCGGATGGTGCTCGCCGCACTCAACGTGGAGAACGATCTGCAGCCGCTGAAGCCGGAGCCGCTCCCGCCGCGCACCTGGCGCCAGGCCCGCTCCGAGGACCTGTCCTGGGCGCGCGAGTACCTCGTCCCGTGGGTGCTGCGGCGCATCCGTCACCAGTCCTCCGGCGACCACGTGCTGCCGAAACGCCCCGACGCCGGTCCGTTCCTCGTCGAGAGCGGCGACTGA
- a CDS encoding Sir2 family NAD-dependent protein deacetylase, protein MPTLAPAFTPELADGLDRATEVLAGRRVAVLTGAGVSTDSGIPDYRGEGAPKRTPMTFQQFLGDDHYRKRYWAGSHLGYPRFSAARPNDGHRALARLEEAGVTNGVVTQNVDGLHLQAGSRRVVELHGSVERIRCLVCGQIFARGAIKDRIDAANPQLDTEGEVEIAPDGDAIVRDVDAFVVPDCTVCGGHLKPDVVFFGEFIPPETYREASALVKTADALLIAGSSLTVNSGIRLLEEARRRKLPIVIVNRGETKGDSRATVKLNAGTTETLVELSRRLA, encoded by the coding sequence ATGCCCACGCTCGCACCCGCGTTCACCCCCGAGCTCGCCGACGGGCTCGATCGGGCGACCGAGGTGCTCGCCGGCCGGCGGGTGGCCGTTCTCACAGGCGCCGGCGTCTCCACCGACTCCGGTATCCCCGACTACCGCGGCGAGGGTGCGCCCAAGCGGACGCCGATGACGTTCCAGCAGTTCCTGGGCGATGACCACTACCGCAAGCGCTACTGGGCGGGAAGCCACCTCGGCTACCCCCGGTTCTCGGCCGCCCGGCCGAACGACGGCCACCGCGCGCTCGCCCGCCTCGAAGAGGCGGGCGTCACCAACGGCGTCGTGACGCAGAACGTCGACGGCCTGCACCTGCAGGCGGGCAGCCGCCGCGTGGTGGAGCTGCACGGCTCGGTGGAGCGCATCCGCTGTCTCGTCTGCGGCCAGATCTTCGCCCGCGGCGCGATCAAGGATCGAATCGATGCTGCGAACCCGCAGCTCGACACCGAGGGAGAGGTCGAGATCGCCCCGGACGGCGACGCGATCGTCCGCGACGTCGACGCCTTCGTCGTCCCCGACTGCACGGTGTGCGGTGGCCACCTGAAGCCGGACGTCGTCTTCTTCGGCGAGTTCATCCCGCCGGAGACCTACCGCGAAGCGAGCGCCCTGGTCAAGACCGCCGACGCCCTGCTGATCGCCGGATCCTCCCTGACGGTCAACTCCGGCATCCGCCTGCTGGAGGAGGCGCGCCGCCGCAAGCTGCCGATCGTGATCGTCAACCGCGGCGAGACGAAGGGCGACAGCCGCGCGACCGTTAAGCTGAACGCGGGGACGACGGAGACGCTGGTCGAGCTCTCCCGCCGGCTCGCGTAG